The following proteins are encoded in a genomic region of Pungitius pungitius chromosome 19, fPunPun2.1, whole genome shotgun sequence:
- the si:ch211-171b20.3 gene encoding uncharacterized protein si:ch211-171b20.3 isoform X1, with translation MYINSSVMTLQVDAPLSAAPEERSGDTRRGPDPVSLRYPAHSRLAVGAGGHPALGQNNHMRRKLPAIQPLSKPTAWRSLFSGFIVAGSPKLASEVGLQHENNDMKDICGRHFLFDKQCARIERTTTVIPQLSKNYHVRRPGGDLHPFSLSEQLSHSHSGRPFTLCYPKRFELNTTPAILFPSTLVLNGRNAFTKENCKLTRPKLNNPTCCNLLNVKDLRQKSPSYPDPVVGAPRSFIHRISELSSLEGETERQEKLKKKGKPKKTAS, from the exons ATGTACATCAACTCCAGCGTGATGACGCTCCAGGTCGACGCGCCGCTGTCCGCCGCCCCGGAGGAGCGCTCCGGTGACACCCGGCGCGGCCCTGACCCGGTTAGCCTGAGGTACCCGGCACACAGCCGCCTCGCGGTGGGAGCGGGTGGACACCCGGCTCTCGGACAAAATAATCACATGCGGAGGAAATTGCCCGCGATACAACCGCTGAGCA AGCCGACGGCTTGGAGAAGCTTGTTTAGCGGCTTTATAGTTGCAGG GTCACCTAAATTGGCCAGTGAGGTAGGACTGCAACATGAGAACAATGACATGAAGGACATCTGTGGGAGACACTTTCTATTTGATAAACAGT GTGCAAGGATAGAAAGGACCACAACTGTGATTCCTCAGCTGTCGAAAAACTACCACGTGCGCAGACCGGGGGGCGACCTGCATCCCTTCAGCCTCTCCGAGCAGCTTTCCCACAGCCATTCAGGGCGGCCTTTCACCCTGTG CTACCCCAAAAGATTTGAACTCAATACAACTCCAGCCATCCTCTTTCCCTCCACTCTAGTCCTCAATGGCAGAAACGCCTTTACGAAGGAAAACTGCAAGCTCACCAG GCCGAAGTTGAACAATCCCACCTGCTGCAACCTGCTGAACGTTAAAGACCTCCGTCAAAAGA GCCCGTCCTATCCGGACCCAGTGGTCGGAGCGCCTCGCTCCTTCATCCACAGGATATCCGAGCTATCCTCTCTAGAGGGTGAGACCGAAAGGCAAGAAAAGCTCAAGAAAAAGGGGAAACCTAAGAAGACTGCATCCTGA
- the si:ch211-171b20.3 gene encoding uncharacterized protein si:ch211-171b20.3 isoform X2, with protein MYINSSVMTLQVDAPLSAAPEERSGDTRRGPDPVSLRYPAHSRLAVGAGGHPALGQNNHMRRKLPAIQPLSSARIERTTTVIPQLSKNYHVRRPGGDLHPFSLSEQLSHSHSGRPFTLCYPKRFELNTTPAILFPSTLVLNGRNAFTKENCKLTRPKLNNPTCCNLLNVKDLRQKSPSYPDPVVGAPRSFIHRISELSSLEGETERQEKLKKKGKPKKTAS; from the exons ATGTACATCAACTCCAGCGTGATGACGCTCCAGGTCGACGCGCCGCTGTCCGCCGCCCCGGAGGAGCGCTCCGGTGACACCCGGCGCGGCCCTGACCCGGTTAGCCTGAGGTACCCGGCACACAGCCGCCTCGCGGTGGGAGCGGGTGGACACCCGGCTCTCGGACAAAATAATCACATGCGGAGGAAATTGCCCGCGATACAACCGCTGAGCA GTGCAAGGATAGAAAGGACCACAACTGTGATTCCTCAGCTGTCGAAAAACTACCACGTGCGCAGACCGGGGGGCGACCTGCATCCCTTCAGCCTCTCCGAGCAGCTTTCCCACAGCCATTCAGGGCGGCCTTTCACCCTGTG CTACCCCAAAAGATTTGAACTCAATACAACTCCAGCCATCCTCTTTCCCTCCACTCTAGTCCTCAATGGCAGAAACGCCTTTACGAAGGAAAACTGCAAGCTCACCAG GCCGAAGTTGAACAATCCCACCTGCTGCAACCTGCTGAACGTTAAAGACCTCCGTCAAAAGA GCCCGTCCTATCCGGACCCAGTGGTCGGAGCGCCTCGCTCCTTCATCCACAGGATATCCGAGCTATCCTCTCTAGAGGGTGAGACCGAAAGGCAAGAAAAGCTCAAGAAAAAGGGGAAACCTAAGAAGACTGCATCCTGA
- the rpl7 gene encoding 60S ribosomal protein L7 produces MADAEKKVPAVPESLLKRRKAFATMKAARIKKMLADKKARKVTRKLIYKRAEKYHKEYRQMYRREIRLGRTARKVGNFYVPAEPKLAFVVRIRGINGVSPKVRKVLQLLRLRQIFNGVFVRLNKASINMLRIAEPYIAWGYPNLKSVRELIYKRGHGRMRKRRIALTDNALVEKALGKYGIICVEDLIHEIYTVGKNFKSANNFLWPFKLSSPRGGMNKKTTHFVEGGDAGNREDQINRMIRRMN; encoded by the exons ATGGCGGACGCAGA aaaaaaagtaccGGCGGTCCCTGAGAGCCTTTTGAAAAGGCGAAAGGCCTTTGCCACCATGAAGGCCGCGCGCATCAAGAAGATGCTGGCTGATAAAAAG GCCCGCAAAGTGACCAGGAAACTGATCTACAAGAGGGCTGAGAAGTACCACAAGGAGTACAGGCAGATGTACCGGCGTGAGATTCGCCTGGGCCGTACTGCTCGCAAAGTGGGAAACTTCTATGTGCCTGCTGAGCCCAAACTGGCCTTTGTTGTCAGGATCAGAGG TATCAATGGTGTCAGCCCCAAGGTCCGCAAAGTTCTGCAGCTGCTTCGTCTGCGCCAGATCTTCAACGGTGTGTTTGTCAGACTGAACAAGGCTTCAATCAACATGCTCAGGATTGCTGAGCCTTACATCGCTTGGGG GTACCCCAACCTGAAGTCTGTGCGTGAGCTCATCTACAAACGTGGCCATGGCAGGATGAGGAAACGTCGCATTGCCCTCACTGACAACGCTCTGGTGGAGAAGGCCCTTG GCAAATATGGCATCATCTGTGTTGAAGACCTCATCCACGAGATTTACACAGTTGGAAAGAACTTCAAGTCTGCCAACAACTTCCTGTGGCCCTTCAAGCTGTCGTCACCCCGCGGTGGCATGAACAAGAAGACCACACACTttgtggagggaggagacgcCGGCAACCGGGAGGATCAGATCAACAGAATGATCAGGAGGATGAACTAA
- the rdh10a gene encoding retinol dehydrogenase 10-A, with the protein MMIIFAEFFVVILKVLWAIVTAGTKWVVRPKEKSVAGQVCVITGAGSGLGRLFAKEFARRRAILVLWDINSQSNEETAEMVRQIYHELDTPITKDGPVRGVEEVPPFQPQVYTYVCDVGKRESVYSTAEKVRREVGNVDLLINNAGVVSGHHLLECPDELIERTMVVNCHAHFWTTKAFLPKMLELNHGHIVTVASSLGLFSTAGVEDYCASKFGAIGFHESLSHEVKASEKDGINMTLVCPYLVDTGMFKGCRIRKEIEPFLPPLKPEFCVKQAMRAILTDQPMICTPRIVYMVNFMKSILPFEAIVCMYRFLGADKCMYPFLAQRKEAMNNNEAKNGM; encoded by the exons ATGATGATAATTTTCGCGGAGTTCTTCGTGGTCATCTTGAAGGTGCTCTGGGCTATTGTGACTGCCGGGACTAAATGGGTTGTGCGGCCGAAGGAGAAGAGCGTGGCGGGACAGGTGTGCGTGATCACCGGTGCTGGAAGCGGCCTCGGGCGGCTCTTCGCCAAGGAGTTCGCCCGGAGGCGAGCGATCCTGGTGCTATGGGACATAAACAGCCAAAGCAATGAGGAAACCGCGGAGATGGTGCGGCAGATTTACCACGAGCTGGACACCCCCATAACCAAAGACG GACCTGTtagaggggtggaggaggtccCCCCCTTCCAGCCGCAGGTCTACACCTACGTGTGTGACGTGGGGAAGCGGGAGAGTGTGTATTCCACAGCCGAGAAGGTGCGCCGTGAGGTGGGAAATGTAGACCTGCTGATCAACAACGCCGGCGTGGTCTCCGGCCATCACCTCCTGGAGTGCCCCGACGAGCTGATCGAGCGCACCATGGTGGTCAACTGCCACGCGCACTTTTGG ACCACCAAGGCGTTCCTCCCCAAGATGCTGGAGCTGAATCACGGTCACATTGTGACGGTTGCCAGCTCCCTGGGTTTATTCAGCACAGCTGGAGTGGAG GACTACTGCGCCAGTAAGTTCGGTGCCATCGGGTTCCACGAGTCACTGAGCCACGAGGTGAAGGCCTCAGAGAAGGACGGCATCAACATGACCCTGGTGTGCCCTTACCTGGTCGACACGGGAATGTTCAAAGGCTGCAGGATAAG GAAGGAGATTGAGCCTTTCCTGCCTCCCCTGAAGCCAGAGTTCTGTGTGAAACAGGCCATGAGGGCCATCCTCACTGACCAGCCCATGATCTGTACACCTCGCATCGTCTACATGGTCAACTTCATGAAAAG CATCCTGCCCTTCGAGGCCATCGTGTGCATGTACCGGTTCCTCGGCGCCGACAAGTGCATGTACCCCTTCCTCGCCCAGAGAAAGGAGGCCATGAACAACAACGAGGCAAAGAACGGGATGTAG